One window from the genome of Canis lupus dingo isolate Sandy chromosome 15, ASM325472v2, whole genome shotgun sequence encodes:
- the LOC112642655 gene encoding olfactory receptor 4N2: MENNNSTVVKEFILLGLTQSRNIQLLVFVLVLIFYFIILPGNFLIILTIRTDPGLTAPLYFFLGNLAFLDASYSFIVAPRMLVDFLSEKKVISYRGCITQLFFLHFLGGGEGLLLVVMAFDRYIAICRPLHYSTVMNPRACYALLLALWLGGFVHSIIQVALILRLPFCGPNRLDNFFCDVPQVIKLACTDTFVVELLMVFNSGLMTLLCFLGLLASYAVILCRVHGSSSEGKNKAVSTCTTHIIVIFLMFGPGIFIYTRPFRAFPADKVVSLFHTVIFPLLNPVIYTLRNQEVKASMKRLFNQHRA, from the coding sequence ATGGAAAATAACAACAGTACGGTGGTGAAAGAATTCATCCTTCTTGGTCTAACCCAGTCTCGAAATATTCAGCTCTTGGTCTTTGTGCTAGTTTTAATCTTCTATTTCATCATCCTCCCTGGAAACTTCCTCATCATTCTCACCATCAGAACAGATCCTGGCCTCACAGCCCCCCTCTACTTCTTTCTGGGCAACTTGGCTTTCCTGGATGCATCCTACTCCTTCATTGTGGCTCCCAGGATGCTGGTGGACTTCCTTTCTGAGAAGAAGGTAATCTCCTACAGGGGTTGCATCACTCAGCTCTTTTTCTTGCACTTCCTTGGAGGAGGGGAAGGATTACTCCTTGTTGTGATGGCCTTTGACCGCTACATTGCCATCTGTCGGCCTTTACACTATTCAACTGTCATGAACCCTAGAGCCTGCTATGCCTTGCTATTGGCTCTGTGGCTTGGAGGCTTTGTCCACTCCATTATCCAGGTGGCCCTCATCCTCCGCTTGCCCTTCTGTGGCCCAAACCGACTGGATAACTTCTTCTGTGATGTGCCGCAGGTCATCAAGCTGGCCTGCACGGACACCTTTGTGGTGGAGCTTCTGATGGTCTTCAATAGTGGTCTGATGACCCTCTTGTGCTTCCTGGGCCTTCTGGCCTCATATGCAGTGATCCTCTGCCGTGTACATGGGTCCTCCTCTGAGGGGAAGAACAAGGCAGTATCCACATGCACCACCCATATCATTGTTATATTTCTTATGTTTGGGCCCGGCATCTTCATCTACACTCGCCCCTTCAGAGCCTTCCCAGCTGACAAAGTGGTTTCTCTTTTTCACACAGTGATCTTTCCTTTGTTGAATCCTGTGATTTATACCCTTCGTAACCAGGAAGTAAAAGCTTCTATGAAGAGGCTATTTAATCAGCATAGAGCCTaa